In the genome of Polynucleobacter sp. TSB-Sco08W16, the window GCCATTGCTTCCTTTGGCATGATCTATAAATTGACCATACCAGCGAGTTTGCACAATGAGAGGCTCAGGATCATCGGCACTATTTACAAATACGAGTGCACAAACATAATGCGCGCCTCGATCTGATTGATTTTTTAATTCCTCAATCAGCTTTTGGTTATTGGCAGCATCATTGGCTGGCTCTCCCGCAAAGCGCGCTGATAACACGCCAGGCTGTCCATTTAAGGCATGCGCACAAATACCGGAGTCATCCGCTAATGCAGGAAGACCGCTCGCTGCACTGGCATGACGTGCTTTAGCAAGGGCATTTTCAACAAAGGTGTGATGAGGCTCTTCTGCCGAGGGAATGCCTAATTCTCCTTGCGGAATTACTTGGAAATCCAAGGGCGCTAATAAAGCTTGAAACTCCCGTACCTTGCCAGCGTTATTAGAAGCGAGAACGAGCTTTTGCATAGGATTATTTCAGTGCTTCGATCTGTAATTGAGTGAGCTCTTGAATTCCTAACTCGGCCAAATCTAGCAGGGCAGTTAACTCACTTCTAGAGAAGGCGGCTCCTTCAGCTGTGCCTTGCACTTCAATCATGCCACCTTTACCAGTCATGACAACATTCATATCGGTGTCGCATGAAGAGTCTTCTGGATAATCTAAATCCAGTACTGGAACACCTTGATAGATACCCACAGAGATAGCTGCAACACTATCAATGATCGGATCTTGTGTGAGAGCGCCACTTTTCAGTAGTTGGTTAACGGCATCGCGTGCTGCAACATAAGCACCAGTAATGGAAGCGGTTCGTGTACCACCATCCGCTTGCAATACATCGCAATCTAAATGAATCGTGCGTTCACCCAAGATTTCTAAATTGAAGACGCTGCGCATTGCACGGCCAATGAGACGCTGAATTTCTTGAGTGCGACCCGATTGCTTGCCGCGAGCCGCTTCACGATCACTGCGGGTATGAGTGGAGCGGGGCAGCATGCCGTATTCCGCCGTAACCCACCCTTCGCCAGAACCGCGCTTGTGAGGAGGCACCTTATCGAGGATGCTGGCGGTACACAAAACCTTGGTATCACCAAAAGCAATCAAAACGGAGCCTTCAGCATGTTTAGTAAAGCTGCGAGAGATTGTAACGGGACGCAAGTCTTTTGGTTTGCGACCGCTTGGGCGGTTGACGGTGCTTGAATTTGGGCTGCTCATGGATTTGTCCTAAAGGGGCTATAAAGAATCTACAATGTCCCTATGATATCGAGCATGACTGGTTATGGCAGCGCTTCTCGTCAAGTCTCCCTAGGAGCTGGCGTAGTTGCTGATCTGCAGGTGGAATGTCGGGCTGTTAACAGCCGCTTTCTGGATTTAGGCTTTCGTCTGCCGGACGAATGTCGCGGGGCGGAGCCCGCCTTGCGAGAAATGGCTACCCAAAGCCTTTTCCGGGGTAAGGTAGAGTTTCGGGCGGCATGGCGGGTCAATAGTGGTGCCGCAGGGGCTGCCAAGAGCAATCCCCATGCCTTAGGGGCAATTAATAAAGATCGCCTAGATGCGCTCTATACCCTTCAAGAAAAAGCCCAAGAAGCCTTTCCAAAAGCGCAAGAGATGAGTATTGCTGAAGTCCTGCGTTGGCCCGGGATTGTTTCTGAGCCTCGTGGGGAAGAAGAGGGCTGGATTGCTGCAACGGTTGAAGCTGGACGTGCCGCCTTAGAGGCGCTCATGAGCAGTCGACATGCAGAAGGACAAGCTTTGGTTGGTGTATTGACCAACATTACTAAAAAGATGCGCGAGATCGTCAAAGCAATTGAGCCTAAGGTTCCTGAATATGTCGCGCAATATCAAGAAAAACTCACCGAACGCTTATCAGAAGCATTGGCTGCGCAAGAACAAGCTAAGGCCGGCACAGAACTCATGGAGCGTATTCGTCAGGAAGTGGTTCTCTATGCTGTGCGTATTGATGTGGCGGAAGAGTTTGCGCGCTTAAAGACCCATCTACAGGCTGTTGACACCGCATTAGCTGGTAAGGGACCGGTAGGTAAGCGCTTAGATTTTCTAATGCAAGAACTCAATCGCGAAGCTAATACCCTCAGCTCCAAATCGGTTTCTGAGGAATGCACGCAAGCAGCCCTTGAGTTGAAGCTGCTTATTGAGCAAATGCGTGAGCAAGTGCAAAATCTGGAATGATGAGTCATTCATAATCCGTACAATTGATCTATGACTAGTCCAAATTTGACCCCTTCTTATCAAGGCAGTATGTTGATGATTGTGGCGCCATCTGGTGCGGGTAAGTCTTCCCTAGTCAATGCGCTATTAAAAGAAGATGCTGGATTAAAACTATCCTTATCCACTACGACGCGTTCACCAAGACCCGGTGAAGTCGATGGCAAGGATTATCGGTTTGCCTCTAAAGAAGATTTCATTGTTGAAAGAGACCAAGGTCATTTTCTAGAATGGGCAGAAGTGCATGGTCATTTTTATGGCACTTCAAAACCTTGGATCGAATCTCAGATGCAAGCGGGTAGTGATGTGATGCTCGAGATCGATTGGCAGGGCGCACAACAAATTCGCAAACTCATTCCATCGGTGCAGTGGATCTTTATTTTCCCTCCCTCGATTGAAGCTTTAGAGGAGCGTTTGCGTAAACGTGGCCAGGATGATGAAGCCACCATTCAAAGACGTTTAGCTGCTGCCCATATCGAGTTGCAGCATGCCCATGAGGCCGATTACATCGTGGTGAACGATTCTTTTGATCAGGCTCTAGTCGACCTCAAGCATATTTTGGCTTCCAGCCGACTACGCTCTGGACCCAGTATGGCCCGAAATCCAGCTCTTTTAAGGCGCCTTGGGGTTTAATCAGTTATCCTATAGGTATTGAAGCTAAATTAAGTGAGTCCAGCATGGCCCGTATTACTGTAGAAGATTGCCTGAAAACCATTCCAAATCGTTTTGAACTCGTATTGGCTGCGACATATCGCGCTCGTCAATTGGTTCAAGGTCACTCCCCACGTGTTGAGTCCAGAGATAAAGCTACAGTAGTTGCTTTGCGCGAAGTAGCTGCTGGTGTTACTGACCGTGACATGTTGACCAAAGTTCCTTTGTAATTTAGGAGTTCCGGTGTGGAGCTCCCTTTAGGAACAACCAAGACATCGGAATTAGTAGGAGGGGTCTCGCCCAATGAGGCCTCCTTTGGGGTAGCTCAAAAAGATTTACTCGTTACCCCATCAGATACATCTCTAGGTAGTCATTCTCAAAACGGCAAGAAGTCGATCATTGCGACTTTGTTGGCTCAGTCGAGCCGTCATTTGTTTGGACCAACCTCTGCGCCTGCTTTACCTCTTAAACATCAGGTGGTTTCAATTGAGGGCTTGCTCTCGAAACTTACCTATCTCAAGCCTGAAGAGATCGTCCAAGTAAAAAAAGCCTTTCAGTTTTCTGATGCGGCTCACTTAGGTCAGTATCGCCACAGTGGCGAGCCTTACATCACCCATCCTGTAGCCGTTGCAGAACTCTGCGCTACCTGGCGCTTAGATGCCCCTTCAATCATGGCGGCGCTCTTGCATGATGTGATTGAGGATACGGGTTGCACTAAAGCCGATTTAGTAGAAAAGTTTGGCAATAAGGTGGCTGAGCTAGTTGAGGGTCTGACTAAGCTCGACAAATTGGAATTCCAAAGTCATGCAGAAGCTCAGGCTGAGAGTTTCCGCAAAATGTTTATGGCGATGGCGCGAGATGTTCGCGTCATTCTTGTGAAGCTAGCAGACCGCACTCACAATATGCGCACGCTTGATGCTGTGCCGATGGAAAAGCGCCGTAGGGTAGCTGCAGAAACCATTGAGATTTATGCCCCCATTGCGCATCGCCTTGGATTAAATATCATCTATCGTGATTTGCAGGATCTGAGTTTCCGTTACTCGATGCCAATGCGCTTTCGGGTCATTGAAGGAGCCGTAAAGCGGGCGCGTGGCAATCGTAAGGAGATGGTTGAAAAGATTTTGCAAGCCTCTCGTATGGCTTTTGCAAAAGCTAATCTAGAGGTCGATCTACGCGGTCGTGAAAAAACGCTTTATAGCATCTACAACAAGATGCGCGCTAAGCACGTCAGCTTTTCTCAAGTGTTAGATGTCTATGCATTCCGTGTCACGGTTGGCAGCATAGATGAATGCTATCGTTCCTTAGGTATCTTGCATTCTCTTTTTAAGCCGATGCCAGGTAAGTTTAAGGATTACATTGCGATTCCGAAACTCAACGGCTATCAATCCCTACACACCACTTTATTAGGGCCATCTGGTGTGCCGGTTGAGTTCCAGATTCGCACTACCGATATGCACGCCGTAGCAGAAGCGGGCGTTGCAGCGCATTGGGCTTATAAAGACGGATCGCCTGATATGAGCGAAGTACAAAACCGCGCTCATCAATGGCTCCAATCTTTGATTGATATTCAAGATAGCAGTGGCGACTCACAAGAATTCTTAGAGCACGTCAAAATCGATTTATTCCCGGATGCGGTTTATGTGTTTACGCCCAAGGGGCAAATTCGTGCACTTCCTAGGGGCGCTACCGCTCTTGACTTTGCTTATTCAATTCATAGTGACTTGGGTAACACCTGTGTCGCCGTCAAAGTAAATGGTCTGCAATTACCACTTCGCAGCGAGCTGAAGAATGGCGACATTATTGAAGTCGTGACTTCAGGTAATTCACAGCCGAATCCTGGCTGGCTGGCATTTGTACGAACAGGTAAAGCTCGTGCATCGATTCGCCATTCATTAAAGACGAAACATTACTCAGAATCACTACAGTTGGGTGAGCGATTGCTTGCCAATGGCCTGCGCCAGCAAGGCGTAGATGCTGCATTACTAACCCCCGAGATTTGGGAAAAACTCATGCACTGGACGGGTGATAAAACCCGCGAAGAGGCATGCGTCAATATCGCCCTTGGTCGCCGTTCTCCTCAAGAGCTGGCGATTCGTCTCAAGATCTTGATTGATGATGAGGGTGGGGGTGAGCAGATGCGTCTTGGTGCCGCAGATTGGGTTGCGCCAAACCAAGAATCACATCAGCATCAGCGTCAGGCTATCCTAGTCGATGGTCGAGAGGGCAATTCGATTCACTTCCAATCTTGCTGTCATCCAATTCCAGGCGACGGCATCATTGGTTACCTTGGAAAGGGTGAGGGCCTGCAAGTTCATATCCATGACTGCTCTGTTGCACTCCGAATGCTTTCTAAAGATAGCGATAAGTGGGTGGAGGTTGAGTGGGCTAAGGAGCTCAATCGAGAATTTGAAGTTGACCTAGCAATCGATACACGTCAAGGTAAGGGTGTCTTGGCACGCGTGGCTAGTAGCGTTACTTCTGCCGACTCCAATATTATGAATGTCTCGATGGAAGATCGCTTTAAAGAAGACTCCGTAACTATTCGCTTCACCATTCAAGTCTATGACCGCCTGCACTTATCTAAAGTGATGCGTAGCTTGCGTACGAACCCAGATGTCATGCGCGTGACTCGTACGCGCGCTCTTTGAATGAACTATAAATACTGAACATCTAGTATTTCTATTTCAGTAGGGCCCGTTGGCGTTTGAATCGTCACGCAATCACCCAATCTTGCTTTGATCAAAGCTTTGGCAATGGGCGATACCCAGCTCACGTGGTTTTTCTCTAAGTCGACCTCATCGACACCCACAATAGTGATGGTGGTCTCTTTTCCCGCATTCTTGCCCTCTAGAGGGGAGTAAGACACGGTAGCCCCAAAAAAGATCTGCTCAGCATCAGCATCACCGGTTTTTCTCGCCAAATTATCGACAACAACAGCAAATTCAAGGCGTTTATTGAGGAAGCGAATACGTCGATCAATCTCCCGAAGTCGCTTCTTTCCGTAGATATAGTCCCCATTTTCCGACCGGTCACCATTGCTGGCCGCCCAGTGCACAACCTTCACAACCTCAGGCCGATCAAGGTTTAGAAGCTGTAGGAGCTCGGTTTTAATCCGCTCGTGACCAGCGGGGGTGATGTAGTTCTTCTCTTCCATGGCATAATTATGGCTGTTGCGGCTGTAGCTCAGCTGGATAGAGTACTTGGCTACGAACCAAGGGGTCGTGGGTTCAATTCCTGCCAGCCGCACCAACTTATGCAGGGCCTAGTTGAAAAACTGGGCCCTTTTTCTTTTTTAGCATTTCACATAGGTTTCTTGTAGATACCTTATAGTCTCGATATGAGCGTTTCTGACACTATTTCCGCCGTTAATCCTTCTGCTAGTGCCCCAGTGGCAGTTTGGTCACTCATCGACGCCTCTAACGCCAAGGTCGGTTTGAGTGGAAAAGTGAATATCTACACCTTAGGTGGAATCTGGACTCAGATTCGTAATGCACAGGACGCTTGGTTAGCGCAAATTCCACAAGACAAGATTCAATCTGCATCCCTCACGTTTGATGCATCACAAGTATCTTCTTTGGATGGAGCAGGTATTGCATTTTTGATTGGCGTAGAAGAAGCGCAGCAGAAGGTGGGCGCGAATTTTTCTTTGATAGGGTTAGATTCTCGTTATGAGCCGATGCTCCACGAATTTGATCCAATCACCAATTTATTTCCAACGCCAGCAGTTAAACCCAAAAGAAGTTTTGTGGTTAGTACCGGCATGGCTGCGCAGAACCTGATTGATGACACACGTGGACTGATTACATTTACAGGACACTTAGCGGCAGATTTATTTTGGTCCATTCGTCACATTAAACAAGTGCGTTGGGGCGATTTTGTTAATGCAGCCGTAGAGGCTGGTATCGCTGCTTTACCTATCGTAGGCCTCGTGGCATTTCTGATCGGTGTGATCTTGTCCTTCCAGGCGGCTATTGGCATGAAGCAGTTCGGGGCCACCACTTTTGTAGGCCCCTTAGCTGCTCTAGGGATCGTACGTGAGATGGGACCTTTAATTACCGCAATCTTGCTCGCCGGTCGTTCATCTGCTGCTTTTGCTGCAGAAATTGGCACCATGACAGTCAATAACGAGGTTGATGCATTGGTAACGGGCGGTCTTAGTCCAATCCGTTTCTTAGTGGTTCCACGAGTGCTAGCTGGCATTTTGGTTGCGCCAATTCTGACGCTCTTTGCCGATATTGTGAGCATCATCGCTTCTATGTTCACGATGTTGATTTATGGCATCCCATTTATTAATTTTTATAACGGCATGCTCAATGCGGTGGACGTTGAAGATATTTGCTCAGGTCTTATTAAGGCTACCTTATTTGGTATTGTGATTTCAGCGATGGGTTGTCTACGTGGTATGCAAACCGGTACTGGTGCTGCAGCAGTAGGTATTTCTGCAACGCGCGCAGTAGTCAGTAGTATTGTGATGATCGTGTTGGTTGACGGTATCTTCGCCTTCATTTCTTATAAGACGGGTTTCTGATGAATACACCAGTGACCGCACCAAGCGCTCCATACGCAATCGAAGTTAAAGACCTGACCGTAGGTTATGGATCGAATATTTTGATGAAGGATCTGAACTTTACTGTTAATAACGGAGAAATCTTTGTTATTTTGGGAGGCTCAGGTTGCGGTAAGTCCAGTCTTCTCAAAAATATCTTTGGCCTTTATCAACCCTTGTCAGGGGACGTGTTGATTGAGGGTCAAAACATCACTGCATCACAGGGTGCAGAGCGCCAAAAAATCATGACGAGCTTTGGGGTGATGTATCAGCAGGGCGCACTGTTTGGTTCTATGAACCTACTCGATAATGTGACATTGTTCATGCAGGAATACACCCAACTCACTCAGAGCCAGATGAATCTGCTGGCCCGCTGCAAGCTCGACCTAGTTGGCTTGTTGCCTTATGAAACTTATATGCCGAGCGATATCAGTGGCGGTATGCAAAAGCGTGCAGCGATTGCAAGGGCGATGGCGCTGGATCCAAAAATTTTGTTCTTAGATGAGCCGTCTGCAGGTCTCGACCCTATTACCTCAGCAGATTTGGATCAAACCATTTTGGACTTATCTAAAAACCTCGGCATTACCTTTGTAATTGTTTCGCATGAGTTGGCCAGTATTTATACGATTGCCGATAAGGTGATTATGTTAGATAAAACCGCTAAGGGGATCATTGCAGAAGGTGACCCCAAAGTATTACGTGACACCAGCCCCGATCCTCGGGTGCGTCAATTCTTTAATCGCATTACGACTAAGGACGCAGCATGAGTACTAACTCCAATCCTAATTATTTCCGCCTTGGCGCTTTTGTGCTTGCCGCAATCGGTGTCTTGATCGCGGTAATTTTGATCTTTGGTTCAGGCCAGCTATTCAAAAAATCCTTCATGATCGAAACCTATATTAAGCAATCGGTCACGGGATTGGATACGGGTGCTACAGTCCGATTTAGAGGAGTCAAAATTGGTCAGGTGACCCAGATTGGCTTGTCGGGCGACATCTACGAGCAAGACGTACCTTTTCAAGATCGCCGTCAGTATGTAGTGGTGCGGATGCAGATTATGGGTGAAACTGTTAATGAAGACCTGATTAAAGAATTTGTTAAGAACAATCTTCGCGCACAGGTGAAGTCTCAAGGCATTACAGGTGTCAACTATATTGAATTTAACTTTACCCCTGTCGCGCAAACCTATCCACCTCTACCCTATGATTGGAAGTCAAAATATCCTGTTATTCCTTCCTTGCCTAATCAAGCCGACCAAATTATTGAAGGCATCCAGAAGCTGATCGATGGCTTAAACCAGGTCAATATAGATGGGACACAGAAAAAATTTGACACGCTGTTAACCAATCTCAATACGATGATGGCAGGCACAGGCAAGGATAACGATGGCTTGATTCAATCTGTTAAGCAGATGAATATCATCATGGAGCGCATCGCGAAAGTGACAGATAAAGATGAGCTCAATGTACTAATGCGTGAGTTGGTTGGTTCAATGGTCGCTTTACGCCAAACCATTACCAGTATGCAGGGCGATACCCAATTCACGGTTGAGAATCTGAAGCAGACCGCAGAGCAGTTAAATGAGTTCACTCGAATTGCTAGCCAATCACCGTCTAGCTTGATTTGGGGTGAGGTGCCAGCAAAAATTACGCTGCCTATGAATGGTATTCAAGCTCAGTCAGGAGCTGCTAAATGATCAAATTTGTTCTTGCATGCATTTTGGTAGTCGGTTTAGGCGCCTGTTCCTTACCAACTCGTGGCCCTGTAACGCCAACTAGCTGGGTCGTTGCTCCACAACGTACTGGAGCTCCACTGAAAGAGCGTTCCGATTTTTGGCTTAAGGTTGGTGCAGTGAGTGTTGCGTCACCCTATGATGGTAAGTCTTTGGTGTATCGCCTCACAGATCAGCGATACGAAAAGGATTTTTATAACATTTACTCAACGATTCCATCGGAGATGATCAGCAACTCTGAGCGTGAATGGTTCAATAAGGCCGGTATTTTTTCTGCAACAGTCGGTCAGAACACCAGCCTCTTTCCTTACTACACCCTACAAGCTACTGTGAATGAGTTTTACGGCGACTATCGCGTAAGGCCTGAAGCGGTTGTTAGTGTTGAGTTCTTTCTCACCGTTACCAACAGTGGAAAAAGCAATCCCTTGATTGGTGCAAATCGTTACACCAAACGCATTGCTCTCAAAGACAATACACCTGAGGCGCTTGTGTTGGGTCAGCAGCAAGCGCTTGCTGAAATCTTGAAGCAATATGAAGAGCAGCTTTACAAATATGCTGGCAATTTACCAAAACCAATGGGGCAGTAAGTTGAACAAACGTATTTCATTCAAATCTATTTTTAATCATTTTGTTCCTTTTGCTTTTTTGATATTAGGCTCGGGATTGAGCCTTTCAGTTCAAGCAGATGGCTTTCCCAATAAACCGATACGCTTGGTTGTACCATTTGCGCCGGGGGGAAGCACGGACATCATTGCCCGCGCAGTAGGGGATGCATTGGGTCGGCAGCTAGGTCAACCTGTCATTGTTGATAACAAGGCAGGTGGCGGGGGTTCTGTTGGTGCTTTAGAGGTGATGCGCGCTCCCAAGGATGGTTACACCATCGGCATGGCAACCGTCTCGACAACTGCTGCAAATCCTGCGATCAACCCTAAGATAGGCTACGACCCAATTACGGATTTCACGGCCATTAGTAATATTGCCGCCACTCCAAACATCATCGCTGTAAACCCGTCCTTTCCTGCAAAAGATTTCAAAACCTTTATGGCAGTGTTAAAGGCTAATCCCGGTAAGTATTCTTACTCAAGCTCCGGTACAGGGGGCATTGGCCATCTCCAAACAGAGCTATTTAAAAGCTTAACTGGTGTATTTATCGTCCACATTCCTTACCGTGGAGCAGGTCCTGCATTGGCCGATACCGTTGGCGGTCAAGTCTCGATGATTTTCGATAACTTGCCTTCTTCATTTCCATTTATCAAAGATGGCAAGCTTGTACCAATAGTGATTGCTGCGCCTAAGCGCTTAGCGCAACTTCCAAATGTGCCTACATTTACAGAGGTTGGTTTAGCTCCCGTTAACCGCATGGCTTACTACGGATTTTTAGGCCCCGCTGGCATGCCTAAAGATATCGTTGACAAATACTATGCTGCACTCAAGGTGGTGGTGAATGATCCCGCTGTCAAAAAGCGAATTGAAGACACGGGCTCTTTGATTAACGTGAATGGACCAGAGGCTTTTTCAAAAGAAATTAAAGCTGAATACGCGGTTTATAAAGAAGTGGTTGCTAAGCAAAAATTAGTTTTAGATTAATAAGCAACTCACGAATAGCCAAAGTAAAAATAAAACATTATTAGTGGGGGCAGTATGGATTTAGGTATCAAGGGTAAAGTGGCTTTAGTGTTGGCGTCTAGCCGAGGCTTGGGTCAAGCAATGGCGGTCTCTCTCGCGCGTGAGGGTGTCAAGGTTGCTGTTACTGGACGCAATCCAGAGGGTTTGCAAAAGTCCGTTGAGTTGATTCAAGCAGCAGGCGGCGTTGCGTTAGCGTTGAGCTGGGACTTATCGGATGCATCCGTTATTGATGGCCTAGTTTCTCAAGTTGAGAAAGAGCTGGGACCGATTGATATTCTGATTAACAATACAGGTGGACCTCCGCCGACTCCAGCAGCTGGACAAGATCCTGCTCTTTGGCAAAAGAGTTTTAATGACATGGTCTTATCCTTGATTGCCATTACAGATCGAGTTTTACCTGGCATGCGTCAACGTAAGTGGGGTCGCATTATTACGAGTACCACTTCTGGTGCGATTGCCCCGATTAAAAACTTAGCTATTTCGAATACATTGCGTGCCGCTTTATTGGCATGGTCAAAGACTCTGGCTGCAGAAGTTGCTGCTGAGGGCGTAACTGTGAACATCATCATGCCTGGTCGTGTCGCTACTGATCGTTTGCGTCAGCTAGATGAAGCCAGGGCTAAGCGTGAGAACACTAGCTACGAGGAAGTTGTGAAAGCGAGTTTGCGTCAAATCCCAGCAGGACGTTACGGCGATCCCCAGGAATACGGTGATGCCGCAGCGTTTTTAGCTAGTCAGAATGCTTCTTTTATCACTGGCACTGTCATGCGCATTGATGGCGGCCAGATACAGGCAATTTGATCCATCTTCTATCTAGCCTTATTCAAGGCTTGAAGCAAGACCTTCGCTCCAAGGAGTTAAGGTGGTTGTTGGTGGCGTTAATTTTATCGGTCAGCGCTTTAACCAGCGTGAGTTTTCTGGCTGATCGCATGCATCGGGCTTTTGAATTTGATGCGCGCCAACTTTTAGCTTCGGATCTTTTAATTGTTGCGGATCAGCCGATTCCTGAAGTTTTTCTTCAGGAGGCACAAAGCCAACAACTCCGGACTGCCCAAACAGTGGTATTTCCGAGTATGACTAGTAGTGGTGAACAGAGCAAGCTATCTTCAGTAAAGGCTGTTAGCTCTACCTATCCTTTAAGGGGCTCACTGCAGGTTGAGCCGCCACCGAATATTGCATCGGGACCTATTAGCGGCTCTGTCTGGGTCGATCCAGCGCTGTTAACAAATCTACATACCCATCTAGGCGACTCTTTACGGCTTGGCGATCATCAGTTTGTAATTTCTGGTGTTTTAATGCGCGAGCTTGATCGCGGCGCTGGTTTTATGAACTTTGCACCACGAGTCATGATGTCTTTAGATGACCTAGAGTCCACCGGTCTGATCGGTCCTGGGAGTCGGGTGACGTATCGATTGTTGTTGGCTGGTAGCGATGAGCAAATAAGGCTTTATCAGAAGTGGGCTGCAAACTATATTGATGCTCAAAAGTTACGCGGTGTGCGGATTGAGACTTTGGAAAATGCACAACCCATGATGCGCAAAACACTCGAACGGGCAGAGCAATTTTTATCGCTCATTGCATTGCTCACTGCCATGATTGCAGCTGTAGCGATATCTTTGTCGGCGCGACGCTATATGATCGGTCAAGCCGATTCCTGTGCGGCACTGAAGTGTTTCGGCGCTACAAGTGCTACGATTTTAAAAAAACAAATGAAAACGTTGTTGGCACTAGGACTATTTGCTGCGCTAGTGGGTTCTGGTTTGGGTTATTTAGTTCAAGAGCTGCTTACTAGGCTATTAGGCAGCTTGATGGTGGGTAATTTACCGGGCATTTCAGTACAGCCAGTGTTATGGAGTGTCCTGTTTACATGGTTCTTATTGCTGGGATTTGCTGGGGCGCCCATCATGGGCTTGGCTAAGGTTTCACCCATGCGCTTAATTCGGAAAGAGTTTGAAATTACGAAGCTTGCCTCTATGTGGGTTGCCATCCTTGGTTTGCTAAGCTGTGCGGTTCTTATTTGGGTTGCGGCGCGCGATGCAAAATTGGCGCTTTGGGTTGGTTTGAGCTTTGCAGGAGCTATTTTCATTTTCTCGATAGCTGCCCGTTTGGTTTTATGGCTTCTCTCAAATATCAATACCCAACACTTTGCACTGCGTTTTACGATTACGGCAATGGGCCGTAGATCTGCCTTTGCGGTAATGCAAATTACTGCCTTGGGAATTGCCTTAATGGCCATCCTGCTTATTCTTCTCTTGCGCCAGGATTTGCTCAGTACTTGGCAAGGCAATATTCCAGCTAATGCTCCGAATCGCTTCATGATTAATATTCAGGGCGATCAGAAGACGGCTATTGCGCAAGCGCTTGAAGCGGGCGGAGTATCTAAACCAGATTTTTATCCCATGGTGAGAGGGCGTCTTATTGCTGTGAATGGCTTAGATGTATCGCCGGCAGATTTTTCAGAAGAAAATGCCAAGCGCCTCATCGATCGTGAATTCAATTTGTCTTATACAGAGCAGTTGCCATTAGGTAATCGAATTGTGTCCGGCCAATGGATTGCCGGTGATAGCCCACAAATCTCCATGGAAACTGGGATTGCCAAA includes:
- a CDS encoding ABC transporter permease, whose translation is MALILSVSALTSVSFLADRMHRAFEFDARQLLASDLLIVADQPIPEVFLQEAQSQQLRTAQTVVFPSMTSSGEQSKLSSVKAVSSTYPLRGSLQVEPPPNIASGPISGSVWVDPALLTNLHTHLGDSLRLGDHQFVISGVLMRELDRGAGFMNFAPRVMMSLDDLESTGLIGPGSRVTYRLLLAGSDEQIRLYQKWAANYIDAQKLRGVRIETLENAQPMMRKTLERAEQFLSLIALLTAMIAAVAISLSARRYMIGQADSCAALKCFGATSATILKKQMKTLLALGLFAALVGSGLGYLVQELLTRLLGSLMVGNLPGISVQPVLWSVLFTWFLLLGFAGAPIMGLAKVSPMRLIRKEFEITKLASMWVAILGLLSCAVLIWVAARDAKLALWVGLSFAGAIFIFSIAARLVLWLLSNINTQHFALRFTITAMGRRSAFAVMQITALGIALMAILLILLLRQDLLSTWQGNIPANAPNRFMINIQGDQKTAIAQALEAGGVSKPDFYPMVRGRLIAVNGLDVSPADFSEENAKRLIDREFNLSYTEQLPLGNRIVSGQWIAGDSPQISMETGIAKTLKLKLGDQITFEVAGEKVVAPITSLRKLDWGSMRVNFFVIMPPSQLAGMPQSWITSYYQDPAKESMDFQLSQANPNLTIVDVSASLQQIQEVLNKLSAALGLLFAFTVIAAILVLIAAIAATQDERFRNAALLKAMGASRTVLSQIARTELLIIGFAAGLLAGVAAGAAAWALGRYVMDIEFNAFAEAILMGVTFGVVASLTAGYRFQNRIQGATAVECLREA